CACCTTTGAAAAATACTTGGATCTCTTTTCATAAGTTAAAGAGGAGACTTTGAGTTAAAAACATAGTGGCTCCTCTCAGAGGTCCAGACAGTACAGAAGGTGTCCAGTTTACTGACTTCACTACTACAATTAAAATGATCCTTTTAAGTACGATTCTTCAAAGCAATACAGTAGCTACATGTATTTTCTGGATGTCACACACCAACTTGGTCCCAAAGTCTTTTTCCATCTGTGATTTTAGGAGCTATCTATTATGTGTTCTTTGGTGTTGTTTCTCcagaaaataatgataatagtaataatacattttatttataggcgcctttcaaggcactcaaggacaccgtacaacacacaaaatgaagacaaTGTGTCCGGACATTCATTTTGCAGAGAGTATttaatgtaaatacattttaaactaatATATACAACCAGCAGTAAAATCAGTATGTATTTGTGATGGCTCATCTCTTCATGAAGCCCcaaagcacattttttttcattctttcttcttaaaaataaaatttgatttcTTCTTGCTGTCTGAACAGGTAATCAATTTCTTCATCAGTACTACactatatgtataaatataatactAACATTACAGGAGAAATATTGCTGACTGATCTCAGCGTTGCAAcaataaattgattttaaatcGGTCATATCTAGCAGCTGTAAATCCAGTCTTTTCCAGAATGCTACCGGTGTCATCTCCTCTATTACCTTTTACATTATAGTATGAAGTGTGTAAAGAAACGGTACAAAACAATATTCAAACTGTACAGAATacgttttaaaaaaacactatttttaaaTAGACAAAATTGGCCATTTGTACATGGAGGGATCTGACTATTCTCTCATCAACAAAGTTACAGTATTAACGTTATCATGAACTTAGCAGTACAACCTTTGAAAGTGAACCCACTGGGATGTATCTGGATCTGAGATAAACCTAAGATTtccttgttgtgttttcactaGAAGTTCTGTAGCTCAGCTGGATAGACAAAGTTGCTCCTGAAGAGTTTATAGGCCAGGAGCTGTCCTCCaaatatcatcatcaccagGCCTGAACCTGCAGAGAAAGGTTTTTAATAAATTAGATGAAGAGGTTCAACCAGAGGTAGATCTGGAGGCCAGCGGCCGTCCTTAAGAAGCCTGAATCTGAAGGAAATGAGTTGTAGTGAGTCTGGGAACGGGCAAAGGTTGGTTTTATCTTTGCCAGAAAGACATGGAGAGATATAGAGAGAGGAGTTTTCACGTTCCGTAAATGGGATTGGAGACAGAtaaggaaacacacagagaggtaGAGAGCAAGTAGACATCTTACCCAGAGCTATCCACCAGTGCTCAGCTGAAGGGAAGTCTGACATCACTGCAGAAACAtggagactgtgtgtgaaatgttaaaaacttCCTGTACAAACTAGGCACACAAAGAATTCTTCATTATAGtgtttgctttcttttatttttggtcAAACGGCTGTCATGAATTTATGCTGATCCTTATGCTGATTATGCTGATCCCCTAATTCTATAAAAATAGACACATACATGGAttgtgcccgtgtgtgtgtgtgcctctacATCTTTTAACCGCAGCCACGATATCCAGTTACATAACCAGGCCTCCAATCCTATCAGCTGTTCCACTCTTTTGatccactttgtgtgtgtgtgtgtgtttacctgctaCGGTCATTGCGACATGCAGTAGTGTGACAGTTATGGCGTAATCCCAGACCCACTCCTCTACAATCCAGGCGAACACCAGCCCTCCCAAAACATAGGTCACTTCTGTGGAGATCACACCAACTGGAGGGAGAAAATGCCTCATGATATTCTGCCTCGtctctttattttctaataaGCTTTACAACCACACGTCCAATTGTCATACAACGCCACGTTTAATCGTACGCTACAGCAGAAAGCAAAAGAGATCAGTCACAATAAAAGTCAGACTAAGTCTTAAGTCAGCGTGGCTAAACCCCTTCACACTACAGGATAACATATCCTCAGCTTCTGCAACAGCTCCGACAGACCAcgggcctttttcacagcagacattttgtaaaaaagGCCCAGGATGATGCATTAATGACAGCTCAGCTTTATTCAAGACGGTGTGACAGTGGCGTTACTAGTGTGAAAatactgcattcaaaatcttacataagtaaaagtacatggTCATTAGAAAAACACTTAATTGATCAAACGTAGAAGTAGTCATGATGCAGCAGACTGGTTGTCAGTGGTAATATATAATAATCCATATTAAACAATTGGATTACTATTACTGAAGGATTAATGTGTAAGCAGCTTTTTCATGTTGTTGCTGGTGGATGTGAAGCTACAGTAATATTAAATTAACTTAATCTATAACAGTGCTTcatattaacaataataataataaaaagatgatgatgtgttttgtgtgtaaatccTAAATCTTCAAAATAACTTATTAAAACAATGTCGAATTGATATAGTGAAGCATAAAGTAGAACAATTGGaattgttgattgattgattttattttcaagtCATGCACAAAAAAAGGGCCCAACCCTGAAGTGTTTACAAGACACCAGAATTACAGCTGCagtggtaaaacatttcattacaaCATTACAGGTTACCTGCTCTCCAACTCAAGCTTTTCATGATCATCAAAAGAAATCAGCATAAATGGAGGAAATTTTACTAAATAGTACATCCCTCACGCCCTCATTGACGGGAcggcaaaacaaaaaaatcaacctCATTCTCAACAcctgtagtggagtagaaggTTCATATCTTTAAAACGTAGCATGAAACCTAAGTAGTTAAGTTAAAGAGTAGTACTTTAACATTGTACTTAAGCAGAGTACTCGAGTAAATGTGCTTAGTTAGACTCCACCAGTGCGACTCACCGAGGTATTTGGGGTTCTGCCATGACGGTTGTGTTGTGTAGTCAAATGGAGCCAACAAGCTGTTGATCTCATGAACCCTACAGACACACCACAGGGGGACAAAGAAGTGCTCAAACTATAACCAGTGCTTATTTATTCTGATGGAAATTAACTTTGTCTCTTATTGCAGCAGGTCTCAGTATTGGCGTGCGTACCTGAGTATTCCGATGCAGAGACTGACGGCGACGTAGTAGAGAGAGTAGAAGCACACCATGCACATCAACAGATTCTGCAGGACGACCTGAGGAGACACAACAGTAACGTTATATACGCTGAGTAATAGTGGGTTTTAATTTTGCATAAAACCTGCTGTGGGAGGAACAGTCAGTCTTATCTGTAATTTCAGTCGCTGATACAGAATATTACTTGATCTATATCCAGCTACTCTGTCTTCCTGCCAGCGTGTTTGCACagttgtttcattttcacttcatttgacTCCcgaaaaaaagctgaaattacAACCCCGTGCCAGGTTAAACACCCAAATCAATGACATATAAGCTGTTAATCAATGAGGGGATGAAATTTGATGCCTTCTGGCTTTAGAAACATCGTCCATCGACCATCTGCGGAAGTTTGCTTCAAATAAACAAGAGACCCATGAATACCAAGAGGAACATAATCCTTCATGTCAGTGATTTTAATATGTCTGGAAAACCCTACATGTGGAGACATTTACTGGAAAGACGTCATCATTATTTGATGCATTGTGCGTGTCCCAAAGCTGACAGAAAAAatacatcctcctctccctcgtGCTCTCCTTTCCTTCGTGACCCAGAAAACCGGCGCTCATGACAGGAGATAGCAGCAAAGAGTCGCTGCCTGCTTGCTTAAGTCTCCTTTCATAGATGATTAACTGCAGCCTTTACAGGAAATGGGCTACACCTTCTGAGAGATAAAGACCTTTCTCCTTCGCGGCTGACATTTCTGCTTGTcaaacacaggtgtaactaatcaCATTAATAATGGGCTACTTTCCAGTCGGGTGCACCGGTGCCGGGGCCCTGCATGCTGCCTCGCTGGCACACATTAATGGAATGGAGCCCCCGCTTATCTTATGAGTTACACCTGTATATTTCCTGCTGTTACTATTCAAACGTCTGCTGCGATACAGAGCGCAGATAAGATGAATAACAACTTTCACTCCACTGTCTGTTCAAAGGAATTGTCCTAAATCTGTTGTACTGGAGTAATCTTGGTACGTGTCTCGTGTGCTACACAGTGGCTTCAAAGGCTGCAacaaacatttcttcttttttttttaaatgatgaataggacaattatttttatttaatctttatttctattttatctatagtctttggtatttttatttttattcagtcTATTAAATGTCAGTATATTGTAAAGTATGTCTATCACAATATCTCACAAGTTCCAAGGTAATGCTTTCATCTGGCTAAACCTCAGAGATATTCCATTCATAGCACTGCAaaccagagaaaagcagcatatCTTCATATTTGAGGAGTTGGATGTGGAGACAGTTTGGTATTTTCAGCTACGCTGGTGACATGGTGCCATGGGTGGGtatgtctctctgtcagttGCCACCATgttggtccacactgaaatatcgCAACAACTATTGAATGAATTGCCTAAGTAGGCTAtggcctcacagagccgctagcatGATCAACAAGTGGTCAGCTAATCTGTGTTGTGGCAGTAGAGACTACAGCCTTTCACTTAGAGGATAAGTCATCGGCAGACATTTATGGTGCAAAGGTGCATCAACTGTTTTACTTTCATGCTCCTGTACTTCTTTACTTCCTCTACCTCCCTATTTAGGAAAATTCCTGCTAATAGCTTGAGGCTGCAAATATAAATGATGAATTTTTAAAACTAATCAAATCATGAcccacttttctttttccttgtgGCTCACCTAAACCACAAGGAATCTATTCTCACCCTGCTCAGACAGCCATGAGGATGTGGGTGTGTCTGAAAGCAGGAAAGTAGCTGAGCTCATGCTAATACCCTGGTCAGAGCTAAACACCTTGGCTACCTCTTGGTTTATTTGTCATCTCCAGACTTAACCGTACTTTAAAAATCCTGCACTGAAAAAACAGCTTTGCGGCTTTGAATTCATGCCTCTTTCCTGGTGAGTTTTTCAAAAGCAGGTCTGAAAAGGCTAAACAGAAGTCTAATTGTGACACCAGGACATAGATCTGATAAGCTACTCAGTAAAATGTTGATTATAACTGTAATGATGATGACATAATTCATATGACAGTTAATAAATTGGAATAAATCGTCTGTTGCCTCTACTCAAATAAATTAATGCTCAGATAAAGCAATGACAAGTAATCAGTTAATACGGTCACACAGTCTATCAACAataaagctggaaaaaaaacagacagtacACTTGTTTAAGAATGCTAATCAGCTATAATTAGCTCTGTTAGGTGTTGATAAAGACCTCGCTGTGCACAGAGACTCTGCTACCTTGCAGGCAGTACTCAGCTCTCTATCCTAACACACTTTCCAACATCTCACAGCGTCCTTACCCAGGTGTCACTGGGTGTAGTCTTGAGGGAGACGGGTCCATGGCGTTTTATGAGCGTGAATCCACAACATCGACAGCAGTAGTCCAACAACATGAATGGTTGCTGGTCTAAATGAGAGAATGTAGGCTACAtgtgagcatttgtgtgtgtgtgtgtgtgtgtgtgagagcatgtcGGAGTCGGGGAAgtgggaggggggtggtggaaggtggagggggggtggctGGATTAGGAGAAATGGGATTACTACTAAGAAGTCTGAGTAAATCCTAAAAGGGATAAAGGTGAATGTACTCTAGTACAGacgtgcacacatacaaacaaccCAAAAGACGTAAGCTAGTTTAGAGACTTAATACTTTAGGAAGCACTActcacagatttttttatttgacttagTTTCAGGTTCTTCTTTGGTTTTAccccttttttttgttgttgcctgAGCATtacttcttcctttttcttcccgTCTTCTTAcatcctcttttccttcttccaGCTCTCCCATTGTCTCCATCTTGTTATCCACCTTCCCATTctgctcttctcctcctccctccatccctccttcatTGCTTCCCTTCcttcaaagacacaaaacatgaatgtataaagcagaagaaaaataCTTAGGTATAAAAAACATGCTGGTTATCTTTTGTCTTATTTAATAGTAATATTCCAGGTAATATATTACCTTTGGACTGCTtagactaaaataaaaaatttgagTGTCACTTTTGGCTCAATTTTGATctgcaacatttttaacaaaaaattaACTGCTTATTCAGATAAAAAGTTTTAATAAAATGTCTCACAGTGACATCGACTGACAGATCTAAATATAACAGCTAACCATAACCTTTACATGTATTTTGAAGGTCTGATTGGGTGAGTCGTGTTGCCTCTTTCCCCCAGTTTGATCTATGATTCATCCTGGAAGTCCAGCTCTTTGAGAAATTTGCAGCAAAACATCAAGAGAAACGCATTTAAACAATCTTGTCTGGCAGTTCTGAATATGAACACTAGGTGGTGGTATAGACTCATAGGCACAGAGGGAACTTTAATCCACCAATGAAGAaccagaacaagaacaagagaTAAGAGCCACATGcacaacactgacagcagcagataaGATGCTTCCTGATGCACGACTCGCATGTATAGAGATGATAGAGGTGCCATAAATCATTTTGctccatgttttattcatctttgaGATTTTGAAGGAAAACAGATCACAGAGGCAGAGTCTGTCCATCCATGGCCTGAGAGGACagataagagagaaaagaggcagaggtGAATGACGATAGATCAGCATCCTCGGCTCACTCCAGAAATAGCAACTCTATATACTCTATATTCAACTCTTCAGCGTCACAGcttgcgtatgtgtgtgtgtgtgtgtcgtaaaGCACATGCACGTGTGCTTTTATGTGAGTGTGGGGTTGACTTGGCTGCCACGGTAACCTGCATCATTGTAACCATAGTGATGGAGAGcatgggagagggagggggtgcGTATAGAGCAAGGTAGGCGTCATAACTATTcatcccactgtgtgtgtgtgtgtgtgtgtgtgtgtgtgtgtgtgtgtgtgtagcggtTAACTTTATTACTGAGAATCTCACTAATCATGCAGATCTCTCGCTTTACATCTGTAGACGGTGcatgtgtacatttttattttgatgttcaAGCCTTTTCATAATGCTGcaatgtttttcacttttttgcaTCACCGTGTGCTTCCCTCATCTGTGTAACAGCAATAATGAAAGGcgattaaaggaatagtttgacattcgCTTTCTTCGATGAAAGGGGAAACAGGTAGCCTAgcgaagctaagctaactgtatTCCTcggccgcccacctctgagcctggttctgtttgaggtttctgcccgttaaaggggagtttctcctcGCCATGTTCGCCTAATGCCTAATGCCTAATGCCTGATGCCTGATGCCTGATgcctgctcatgtggggattcctTAAagtccttaattttgaattatggaatcgttgggtctctctcctaattaaagagtttgctctagacctgctcttaatgggaaagcgtcttgagatgacacttgttatgaattggcgctgtataaataaagattgattgattggttgattgaagACAGCTAACAAGTGTATCccccaaaatgctgaactagTCCTTTAGCAGTAGAAATTTGCCATTGACAACAGGTAtcgtatgtgtgtgaatgtgaaagtaTCAGTCGACTACTACGACTAAAAATGTCCGAAGTCATAAAGCTTCATTATCAGGAGAGTGAACTAAACCTGACAATTTCACAAGCACGTGATCACCAAGGTAAACCTAAATCCTTGTTTCAGCCCAACAAAGCTGAGCCTGAACGGGAGCTGTGAAACGTCAGATGGATTTCAAGTCAGTTTTGAATTAAATGCCATGATAAATAACAAAGAAGCACTGCAGCGAAGATTAAACAAACCATGATCCTGACGGGTTTTTGTCAAGTTGCAAAATATTTAGATACGAGCTTGAAGCATGTTCCAGTTGCacacttaataaaacatgaGCATGAAAAATGGGACTGCTAGAGACAACTTAACACAGCGCTTCTGTGTCTGGAGGGAGTGTTTACACCACACgagtgtgttgtgttcagagGAATCACCACTGCTGTTTTTCTAAATCAATTCAACacacatctgtatgtgtgttatgGGGGATAAATGGTTCATGCCTcccaaatgtgaagatttgttGCTTTCCTCTACTGTAAATGGGTCCCTGTGGTATGCATTTTTAactatttcctgacattttatagaacaaactgataatgaaaataatggctGGTTTCCGCCCTAAAAATCCTGCCCAATCACTGAGCCTGAAATAACCCTTGCATGTGTCCCGTTGGCTTTCACCAGTCCCCCTACCTGTCAATCATACTTCAAACCACTGAAATATTCTCATTTCAATAAAAGAGCCAATTCCTCTCCTTCACCCCGTCTtactcttctctcctcaccccATTCCTCCAGATTTCCTCCTCTCTAACGCTTTTCTCTCCAAAACTCCTGTCCTCTGATTACCGTCTCCCCTTTAATTATTTAGCTGCAGACTCCTGTCCACAGCTGTTTACAATAAGTATAACCCAAAAAGTCAACACATTTTGTAAATCCCATAATCCCAAGAGGCTTGTAAACAAGTAATGCAACGGTCAACAATGCACGgctttgtttctcctctccttttacTCCCACACTCTCTCCACATCTCGCTGTCTTCCTCCTGATGTGTTTCCCTCTGCCCCTCTGCAGCGTGTTTTCATTTCGATCTCTTATGGAATGTAAATACagcgactgactgactgactactgCACCAGGGATGTGCCTTCAACATTGATCTCAACCTCTTTAGAGCAGGCATGGGGTAGGCAagggcaaaaaaataaaaaaaagaaaaagtggtgATTCTTGAGGGgtatttttagtgtgtgtgcgtgtggagCAGAGAGGGTGTTATAATGAGAGTTAAGGGTGGGGGTGAGGTCGGGTATGTCATGGTCAGGTTTGAGGTCGAGGACGGCGGCCCAGGATCAGCAGAGTGCCCTAATGACTGTACAAGTGTGTGTTCTGGGTGCACATGCTCAGCTGTACCACTCTGCCCTCGGGGTGTTTCATTCCTTGCCAACTTAATCTCAGCCACCTGAACAAATAAtggtctttctgtctctctctctcactcacacacacttaaagctTATTGTTCAAAATATCTGCCCAGTTGTCTGTCTTGCATTCCCCTCACCTCACTCCAGCTGGTGTATTTTCATTGAATTAACTCCAGCATGTAAATACAGGAAATGACACACATGCCAACATCTGCAACGTTTTTGCTgcccctcttttttctctgcttggagacacacacacaaaaaagctgaaaagttgaacacaaacaaagccCTCTGAGCATGTTAATGACTCCTAACATTTGGTGCATATCTTCCACGAACACCCTCGTGCAAATATTAGAGCTGTCAGTCACTCAAACACGCTGCATTTGTTGCTCCaggattgtttttatttcctgagCTTTGTGCGCTAAAGCTGTGTTCTGCCATCCTGCTGATTGTTGCTCCCACTGAGGGACATTCAACATGACAAGCTGATCCGTTTTCCTCCTTGAGCTGAGCATCGCCAAGGCTTCTCACACTGTCTTTCCCCACAACCAGTCGTCCCCCTTATCGTGTGCGCCCTGCACATCCAAGAAAACCATGGCACAGTGCCTTATTTCCCTCCttaaacacgcacacactccagAGAACACACAGCGCTCACACAAACCATTcacccccatctctctctctctctcactcacacactctctctctctctctctctctctctctctctctctctctctctctctctctctctctcacacacacacacacacacacacatcagtggaaGCCTCTCGCATTCCCACAAGCGGAAGAAGCGCTTTGGAGGAATTGGATGGAGCTGCCTCGTCTCTCTCCGGCTCAGAGGAATAAAAACGCGCTTTACTCGCCAGTTTAAACTGCTCGCTGTTTTGTTCTTAAAACGCAACAACTCGCTGCTGATGTTTTCTCTAAAGAGTTGGatctttttgtcttcttttgtgGTCTGAAATCAAGTTTTTGGACGCGAATATCGGGATTCCGGGAGTTTTACGCGTTATAGTCGAAACAGTCAGGAGGAACATCACCGCCAGCTTTTGCTGTCTTTTCACCACTGACACaaggaatatttttttttcccgctGGGGAGTTACAACCTGAGCGTTTACGACTTTAAATAGGCGGGATGTGCTGAAGGGTTTTCCTTCAGGCGTAATAAGGAGCGCGTTTCACCGCCCTCATTGTCCGGAGCGCACACACTCTCCATTTGGCGTAAAACGTGTTCCGCGCTGAATAAAGTCACACAAATAGACAAATCTGACAGCTCGCATGCTAACTGTTACAAGGACACTGTATAATCTCCATTAAGGACCTCGGTTGTGAGTAAAAGACTGCGCTGCTGTTTCCAGACCCTGCATGGGGGCTGAGCCGTCTCCTGTCACCTTCATTTTCTCTGGCATTTCACTGGAAGTAGCCTTCAAAGTGGAAGATGGCTTTTTACTTCCCCCCAGGTTGCAGCCTAATCCCCTTCCATGCCTAATGGCACATTGACAGCAAAACTCGGCTTTTTGCAAAGGTAAGGACTGAGCTGTGTCTGACCTCTCCAACTCTGAAAAACACTCGCTCTGAAACAATCCAAGCTGACAGCTCTACAGTCTATCTTTTTATTTCCATCCATATTTAATGACGTTCTGTTTAATATTTCACGAACAGAGAAGTTTAATATGATGGCAACATCTATTTGCCATCTTTCTACTCTAATTGCTGGTGTTTTATTGGACCAGATAAGCTTTGATATTATTGAGGGTGGTCCAACATtttgtatggtgtgtgtgtgtctatgtgttgaTGTATTGGGGAGGGAACACTATGATCTATTTATTGTGCCAAGTTTATCCAAGCTTCAGATTATCACCTCTCTGTGCCTGCCTACTATCTCTTGATTTTAATTAACCTCTTAGTAGCTTAACAAGGCATGACGTCAATATGCATCTAAAGGCAGGATCAAAGGTCATCATTAGAGGATCAAAGGTCATCATTAGAGGACCAAAGGTCATCTTCAATCATAACCACACGTGTGTTAAGACATATAAAATACTCTGGttagaataatattttttttttgcactgaagtGAATGTACTGACTTGAAATTTCTCAAATTTACATCCACCCCACTGTCCAGAAACACATGAGATGTCTCTTGTCTTGTCTCTTGGGGGTTTATTTGGTTGGATGCTTTCAAAATCTCAATAGTTTCTTTAAAGTTACACACAGAAATGCGATAAGTGTGAAAACATCCCTCTAGTGTCAGACTCAGTGAAGTGACAGTAAGCAGCATGTTATAAGTGGAGAGGGGCTTCAACATCAGATGCTGTGTCTCTCACACTTTATTGTCTTGTGTGAGTTAAATGATGCCAGTGAATTAGAAGTAACTCTCACCTTGAGAGCTATTTGAAGGATTAAGGTAGCTCACTGAAAAGCCAAACGGCTCATAGTGAGATATCTCCCGCTGCCAAACGTTTTATGCAGAAATAATGTGAGTTTAATTTAAGAATCATTAAGAAGTCAGGCAACATATGAGCTAATCCTTTGTCACAGTTATCCACCAACTGGATAATCCTGTTTAAACACGCCTAGGTCAGCAGTTCCTTCACTTTGTTGCTCTCATTGAGGCGCAAACCCCCCTCCTAATAATGATAGTTCATCCTAGAGGACCCCATGTGTGGGAAATTCAATTTATGGCATAGAATGCTTTAAAGGCCAAATTAAACAAGACCTGTTAGCTCGTGGAAAACAAAAGATAAGTGGACTTTAATTGTTTCTTACGCTGTGGAGAAGGGGCCGCTAGAATCCAAGCACGGACCCCAGGAAAGTCCCAGGCCACTGTTGCAGGGCAGTTGGGGACAGCTCGTGCCTCATGATGAGTGTGGGTGACTGCAAACCAGGACTGTGAGGAAGACAGAGTGAGTCATTTCGTTGGAATAAACAGGGGGCTCActccagtacacacacacacacacacacacacacacacacacacacacacacacacacacacacacacacacacacacacacacacacacacacacacacacacacacacacacacacacacacacacacgcctggcATGAGCATCTGATGATTCAATTCAAAACGTAATTCAATTGAGTAGAGCTGAATTGATCACAAGAGGCAAAGACACTGATGCAGTGTGAAGGatgtgagacaaaaaaaataaacactatgTATCATCAAAATAATGAGGGAAAAAACCGCAAACGTGATGGTGAAGAGGGTGCTGGATTTGACACTCGAGTGCTTGCATcagaaaatgtgctgctgaAAGGTCAGTGGGAAAACACAGTGATATATTCTCCAGACAGATGACTGAAGAAAAGCAACACTGAGTGaagcaacacacaaacacacgctcgCTGTGTTTATTATCCTTTGCTCATCCTTatccctccttttcctctttcctgccCAGTGTTGTCAGGGATCTTTTCATCCCCCCAGTCTTAAATGATTTCCGTAGGAGTTTGTGATCAAATGAAATGGACATGATACGCTTTTTAAATCCGCAAAAACCAAATGTTACTCTTCTTCTTTAAAGAACTGCAATAAGGATAGAGACTTGAGTCTTGACGCTGTCTCAGGCTCATGTAGAGGTCTGATTTCATTACCCAGGAGCCAGACAGACCCAAACTTACAGGCATCGTATTTAATTCTTGATTCTGTGGCTCCACTCTAAACAGTTTCACGGTAGAAAACAAGACGCTGAACACTGTGAACCAACACAAATGTGATAActgaaagttttaaaaaagccaTTTTCTCATGTTACATCACAAAAGCCCCTGCAC
Above is a genomic segment from Pempheris klunzingeri isolate RE-2024b chromosome 18, fPemKlu1.hap1, whole genome shotgun sequence containing:
- the tmem244 gene encoding putative transmembrane protein 244, translating into MLLDYCCRCCGFTLIKRHGPVSLKTTPSDTWVVLQNLLMCMVCFYSLYYVAVSLCIGILRVHEINSLLAPFDYTTQPSWQNPKYLVGVISTEVTYVLGGLVFAWIVEEWVWDYAITVTLLHVAMTVAVMSDFPSAEHWWIALGSGLVMMIFGGQLLAYKLFRSNFVYPAELQNF